AGCGATTCCAGTAGTACGGGCCGTAGAAGTACGGATCCCAATACGGGTTCCAGTAGGAGCCCCAGCCCCAGTAGCCCCCGATCACCACGCGGGCCCCGCCGCCACCGTGTCCGTGGCCGCCGCCGTGCCGTTGAGCTTCGGCCGTGGCTGGCAGGAACGCGAGCACCGCAAGGACGAGGGGCGCGAGAAGGGCAATTTGAATGTTCCGTCGCATCGGAAGTTCCTCCCGGCCTAGGTGGAGCAACTCTCGCGCCAGCGCGAAGGACGCAGAAATGGACCCAAAAAGGCCGGCAAAGCCCCACCTCCGCCCGCGAGTGCCATCTGGACAGCCCACCGGCGTCTGCTACAGGGGGCACAAGGGAAAGGATGAAGGATGAAGGATGAAGGAGCAAGGATGAAGGATGAAGGCGGAGGGAGGAAGGCGGACGGGTCATTCCGGCAGCAGGTGGATCGAACTGCGATGGATGGAGAACTCCCAGTGTCGATCCCGCTCGATGCCGAGCAGTTGGAAGACGAACCGCGGCACCTCGATCTCCAGGTCGTACCCTCCCTGGGCGGGTTCGCCTGGCTCGTCCAGCCGAATCAACAGCCTCCGGGTCGCGCCGAAGTCCTCGTCATCGACGACCACACCCGACAAAACGTTGTGGTGATGCTCGGTGGAAGGCGGGGGGCCATCTTTCCTGAGCAATCGCGGGTCTTCGGGCCGGATGAAGAAGGTCACCGGCGTGCCGGCGGCCGGAATCGACGATGCTTCGTCCGAGCGTTGGAGTTCGAGCGTTCGGCCACGCCACTGCACGTGGATGCGCTGCGGCGTGACATCGACGACGACGCCGCGGAGGATGTTGCGGAAGCCGAGGATCCGCGCGACCGGCTCGGACGCCGGCCGCCAGAGGAGGTCGCCGCGCGGTGCCGCCTGCAGCACGCGGCCCCGCTCGTACACGATGATCTGGTCCGCGAGTTGATACGCTTCGGACAACTCGTGCGTCACGATGACACACGGAACGTTCCATCCCTCGAGCAGCGTTCGCAGGTCGTCGCGCAGCGCACGTCGCAGGGGAAGGTCGAGCGCGGACAACGGTTCGTCCAGGAGGAGAAGCGCCGGTTCGGTGGCCAGGGCCCGCCCCAACGCCACGCGCTGCCGCTGGCCGCCCGACAGTTCGTGCGGCAGGCGCCGCTCGAGACCCTGGAGTTCGAGGCGTTCGACGACCTCACCCGTCCGCCGCACGCGCTCGGTGCGCGACCGCTCCCGGAGGCCAAAGGCCACGTTGTCCTCGACCGTGAGGTGCGGGAAGAGCGCATACCCCTGGAAGACGTAGCCAACGCGCCGCGCCCGGGGCGGGACGTGGAGGCCGGCCGCCGCGTCGAACAGCACACGGCCGTCGAGCACGATTCGACCGGCGTCGGGGTGGACGAGTCCGGCAAGACATTGCAACGTCAGTGTCTTGCCGGAACCCGATGGTCCGAACAGGACGTTGACGCCGTCGCCGCCGCTCCAGGCGACGTCGATCGAGAAGCTCCCGATGCGCGTCCGAATTGCGACGTCGAGCCGGACGGTCACGATGTGCGACTCCCGAGTCGTCCGGCGAGATAGATGACCAGGCAGGACACGGTCGTCAGCGCGGAGACGAGGATCAGCACCTCGGACGTCTCGCCCGTCTGGACCGCGGTGTAGATCGCAAGCGGCACCGTGGTGGTGCGGCCCGGGATGTTCCCGGCGAGCATCAGCGTCGCGCCGAACTCGCCGAGCGACCTGGCGAAGGCCAGCACCAGGCCGGCGAGGATGCCGTTGCGCGCGAGCGGCAGCGTCACCTCGATCGCCGTCTGCCATTCGGAGCGTCCCAGCGTCATGGCCGCTCGCTCGAGATCTCGGTCCACCGATTCGATGGCCGCGCGCGCGGTCCGCACGAGCAGCGGCAGCGCCATGATCGCCGACGCGATGACCGCGGCCTGCCAGGTGAACGCGACGGTCCAACCGGTGAGCGCGTACAACGGTCCGCCGAGGAGGCCGCGGCGGCCGAGTACCACGATCAGGTAGTAGCCGGTCACGGTGGGCGGCAGGATCAGTGGCAGCGTCACCGCCAGGTCAACCAGCCATCGTCCGCGAAACGGCTTGCGCGCGAGCAGGTAGGCGAGCGGCACGCCGACCAGCGCGTTGACGACGGTCGCGACGCCGGCAACCTTGAGCGACAGCCACAGGGCCGCCACCGATTCCGCGCTCATCGGACGATGCTCGCGGCTGGCTCGAAGCCGAAACGCGCCAGGACGGCCTGCCCCTCGCGCCCGGCCAGCATCTCGACGAAGGCGGTCGCTTCAGCCAGGTGTGGGGACCCGCCAACGACCGCCGCGGGATAGGTGATGGGCGCGTAGGTTGCCTGCGGCGGACGGAATGCCGCCTTGGCCACGCCGCCTCGGACCGCCACGTCGGTCGCGTAGACGAAGCCGGCGTCCACTTCTCCACGCGCCAGGTAGTCCAGGACCTGCCGGACGTTGCCACCGAACACCAGCCGGGATTGCAGGCGGTCCCACTCGCCGGTCGCGCGGAGGCACTGCTCGGCGTACGCGCCCGCCGGCACCGTCTTGGGACTGCCGATCGCAATCCGCCGAACCTGCGGCTTCTGGAGATCGGAGACCGACGCCAGCCGGATCGGCGAATCGGAGGGAACGGCGACCACGAGGACGTTGCGGGCAATCGTGCGCCGCGTGGCTGCGACGATCAGGCGCTTGGCGTGCAGGGCATCCATGTTCGTCTCGGACGCGGACACGAACAGATCGATCGGCGCACCCGCCTCGATTTGCTGCTGCAGTTCGCCCGACGCGCCGAAGTTGTACTGCACCCTGACGCCGGGCCGGCCGGCCTCGAACCGGCGCCCGACCTCCTCGATGGCCTCCTTCAGGCTCACGGCGGCCGAGACAGTCAGCGTGACGTCCGCCGCCCGGGGGTGGGCGAAGCCGCAGACGGCAAGGGCGCCCGCAAGGGCGACGCGACGGAGAGGGTGGTGATGAGCCGGCATGCGCTACCACAGTCTACCTTCATCGGGCGGGGAAGATCCCGCACGGGCTCGGCGGCGAGGCGGTCGTGCGGCGACGCGTCTCGACCCGGTCTGAGGTAACATCTCTGCTCGATCCGGTTGAAGAGCGCAGCGACGCGGCCACTGATGACCATCGAACTCGCTTACAACCTCTCGATCCTCGTTGCCATCACGGTGGTCTCGGGCTTCATCGACGACCGCTGGCGACGGACCACCCGCGCGGGGATGCTGGCCCAGGGGCTCCTTTTTGGGACCGCCGCCGTGGTCGGGATGCTGCGGCCGTTCGTGCTCACGAGTGGCATCTTCTTCGACGGCCGGTCGATGATGCTGAGCCTGAGCGCGTTGTTCTTCGGTCCGCTCGCGGCCGCCGTCGCCGTGCCCATGACCCTCGCCTGCCGGATGTACCAGGGCGGCAGCGGTACGCTCATGGGCGTCTCGGTGATTCTGACCTCGACAGCCGTCGGTCTCGCCGTTCGCTGGCGGCGGCGCGGCGACATCGCATCGCTGGGGTTGCTCCACCTGCTCCTGTTCGGCCTGATCGTCCACGTCGTGATGGTCGCGTTGATGGCCACGCTGCCGAGCGGCATCGTCCTCGTTGCGATCGTCCGGCTCGGGCCGATCGTGCTCGGCGTCTACCCGTTGGCCACCGTGCTGGCAGGGCGGGTCTTGGCCGATCAGGAGGCTCGCGCGAACCTGGTCGAAGGCCTGCGGCGAAGCGAGGAGCAGTGGCGCGCCCTCGCGGCCAACATTCCGGGCGTCGTCTACCGATGCGAGGCACAGCCTCCGTACCGCCTCCAGTACATCAGCGAAGGCGTTCAGAACCTGATCGGCCGACCGGCCTCGGCCTTCACCTCGGGCCGTTCGAACTGGGACGCGATTACGATCCCGGACGATCGGGACATCGTGAATCGCACCTTGGAAACGGCCGCCTCTGCCGGAACGCCGTTCGAACTCGAGTACCGGGTGCTGCATGCGGACGGGAGCCTCAGGTGGATCCATGAGAAGGGCCAGGCCGGCCGCGGTCCACAGGGGGAGGTGACCTGGCTGGACGGCGTGGTCATCGACGTGACGGGCCGCAAGCGAGCTGAGGAGGCGTGGCGCCAGAGCGAGACCCGCTGGCAGTTTGCGTTGGAGGAAGCTGGCGACGGTGTGTGGGACTGGGACCTCGCCACGAACCGGGTCTTCTACTCGCGCAGCTGGAAAGCGACCCTCGGCTTCGAGGAGCACGAGATCGGCAACGAATTCGCGGAGTGGGACCGGCGGGTCCACCCGGACGATCGCGGCCGGTGCATCGAGGACTTCCAGCGACACCTCCGGGGTGAGACGGCGATCTACCAGAACGAGCACCGGCTCCAATGTCGCGACGGGTCGTACAAGTGGATCCTCGATCGCGGCAAGGTGGTCGAGCGCCAGCCCGACGGCACACCGCTGCGGATGATCGGGACCCACACCGACGTCACCGACCGCCGGCAGGCGGACACCGACCGGCTGGAGATGGAACGGCGCCTCCTCCACGCGCAGAAACTCGAGAGCCTCGGCGTCCTGGCCGGCGGCATCGCCCACGACTTCAACAATCTGTTGACTGC
This is a stretch of genomic DNA from Vicinamibacterales bacterium. It encodes these proteins:
- a CDS encoding ABC transporter ATP-binding protein, encoding MTVRLDVAIRTRIGSFSIDVAWSGGDGVNVLFGPSGSGKTLTLQCLAGLVHPDAGRIVLDGRVLFDAAAGLHVPPRARRVGYVFQGYALFPHLTVEDNVAFGLRERSRTERVRRTGEVVERLELQGLERRLPHELSGGQRQRVALGRALATEPALLLLDEPLSALDLPLRRALRDDLRTLLEGWNVPCVIVTHELSEAYQLADQIIVYERGRVLQAAPRGDLLWRPASEPVARILGFRNILRGVVVDVTPQRIHVQWRGRTLELQRSDEASSIPAAGTPVTFFIRPEDPRLLRKDGPPPSTEHHHNVLSGVVVDDEDFGATRRLLIRLDEPGEPAQGGYDLEIEVPRFVFQLLGIERDRHWEFSIHRSSIHLLPE
- the modB gene encoding molybdate ABC transporter permease subunit; amino-acid sequence: MSAESVAALWLSLKVAGVATVVNALVGVPLAYLLARKPFRGRWLVDLAVTLPLILPPTVTGYYLIVVLGRRGLLGGPLYALTGWTVAFTWQAAVIASAIMALPLLVRTARAAIESVDRDLERAAMTLGRSEWQTAIEVTLPLARNGILAGLVLAFARSLGEFGATLMLAGNIPGRTTTVPLAIYTAVQTGETSEVLILVSALTTVSCLVIYLAGRLGSRTS
- the modA gene encoding molybdate ABC transporter substrate-binding protein, which encodes MPAHHHPLRRVALAGALAVCGFAHPRAADVTLTVSAAVSLKEAIEEVGRRFEAGRPGVRVQYNFGASGELQQQIEAGAPIDLFVSASETNMDALHAKRLIVAATRRTIARNVLVVAVPSDSPIRLASVSDLQKPQVRRIAIGSPKTVPAGAYAEQCLRATGEWDRLQSRLVFGGNVRQVLDYLARGEVDAGFVYATDVAVRGGVAKAAFRPPQATYAPITYPAAVVGGSPHLAEATAFVEMLAGREGQAVLARFGFEPAASIVR
- a CDS encoding PAS domain-containing protein, whose amino-acid sequence is MTIELAYNLSILVAITVVSGFIDDRWRRTTRAGMLAQGLLFGTAAVVGMLRPFVLTSGIFFDGRSMMLSLSALFFGPLAAAVAVPMTLACRMYQGGSGTLMGVSVILTSTAVGLAVRWRRRGDIASLGLLHLLLFGLIVHVVMVALMATLPSGIVLVAIVRLGPIVLGVYPLATVLAGRVLADQEARANLVEGLRRSEEQWRALAANIPGVVYRCEAQPPYRLQYISEGVQNLIGRPASAFTSGRSNWDAITIPDDRDIVNRTLETAASAGTPFELEYRVLHADGSLRWIHEKGQAGRGPQGEVTWLDGVVIDVTGRKRAEEAWRQSETRWQFALEEAGDGVWDWDLATNRVFYSRSWKATLGFEEHEIGNEFAEWDRRVHPDDRGRCIEDFQRHLRGETAIYQNEHRLQCRDGSYKWILDRGKVVERQPDGTPLRMIGTHTDVTDRRQADTDRLEMERRLLHAQKLESLGVLAGGIAHDFNNLLTAILGNLELGLDELAPASPARDAFAQAVQASRRAADLTRQMLAYSGRGQFVFSPLDLSELVRENAGLFRASVGRHVTLDLDLADRLPFIEADPGQVQQVVMNLITNAYEAIGTKAGTVTLTTSERTCDAEYLAASRVSEKPPPGRFVCLEVRDTGCGMDEETRQRLFDPFFTTKFTGRGLGLSALLGIIRGHEGAVLVDSEVGRGSVIRALFPVASRTLRVVGGQDSRDRAAMPRSTGGSARTILVVDDEAAVRQLAERMVISFGFQAAVAEDGHAALKELAARPEAFSCVLLDLTMPGLDGVATFGEIKRIRPNLPVILCSGFSEADATHRFIGAGLAGFLQKPYGLSDLRAKLEALLGPGR